A single region of the Thermococcus paralvinellae genome encodes:
- a CDS encoding SPL family radical SAM protein encodes MRIIETRVKSIYTKSRIPSVDYVINQYVGCQFACKYCYAKFICKWKPYGEWGTWVEVKVNAPELSRKYVEGEVVMSSISDSYQPIEAKMKLTRKILQNMSKRINLSILTKSPLVTRDIDIFRQFKNIKVGLTVNSFEGKEKKLFEPLAPIQRARINALKVLHEEGIKTYAFISPIIPEVTDVEAIVRETKSFADYFFFEVLNLRASGKEFQRILRDNYPESYEIMVNDEKFWRFVKRLKGEIKRLNVKTEGIEVHKRGWEFLKI; translated from the coding sequence GTGAGGATAATAGAAACAAGAGTCAAAAGCATCTACACAAAAAGCAGAATTCCTAGCGTTGATTATGTTATTAACCAATACGTTGGGTGTCAATTTGCCTGTAAATACTGTTATGCAAAGTTTATCTGCAAGTGGAAGCCTTACGGAGAGTGGGGAACCTGGGTTGAAGTAAAAGTCAACGCTCCAGAGCTTTCAAGAAAGTATGTAGAGGGAGAAGTTGTAATGTCAAGCATTTCTGATTCTTATCAGCCAATTGAAGCAAAAATGAAACTAACACGAAAGATTTTACAAAATATGAGCAAGCGAATAAACTTAAGCATCCTTACAAAGTCCCCTCTTGTTACTAGAGACATTGATATTTTTAGGCAGTTTAAGAACATTAAAGTTGGCTTGACAGTTAACAGCTTTGAAGGAAAAGAAAAGAAGCTTTTTGAGCCTTTAGCTCCAATTCAGAGAGCAAGGATTAATGCTCTAAAAGTTCTCCATGAAGAAGGGATAAAAACATACGCTTTTATAAGTCCCATAATTCCAGAGGTTACAGATGTTGAAGCAATTGTTAGGGAAACAAAATCCTTTGCAGACTACTTTTTCTTTGAGGTATTAAACTTAAGAGCAAGTGGAAAAGAGTTCCAGCGGATTTTGAGAGATAACTATCCAGAAAGCTATGAAATTATGGTTAATGATGAAAAGTTTTGGAGATTCGTAAAGCGACTAAAAGGAGAAATCAAGAGGCTAAATGTAAAAACAGAGGGGATTGAGGTACATAAAAGAGGATGGGAGTTTTTAAAAATTTGA